A portion of the Acidimicrobiales bacterium genome contains these proteins:
- a CDS encoding class I SAM-dependent methyltransferase, with amino-acid sequence MSTATPAHPEPLLPRVLSALREAGHDPDQLDPEALARFEHLHTLGRWATAALADACAITASDHVLDVGCGVAGPARHLARLRGCRVVGVDLTTDFLAVAADLNARLHLSGRVSVCAGDAVHLPFAASTFDVVWTQHVAMNIADKSRLYHELRRVIRPGGRLGLFDIVAGECNEGVIHLPVPWATDSSQNHLVPATAIRALLEDAGFRVTVFEDSTYDEMGPPPPPEDPQPLPPPPWAVTGRARRPAAAAHPSPLGLHLIMGGLLPVKVANAERNFDEGRIRLLRCVAVADGR; translated from the coding sequence ATGAGCACCGCCACCCCCGCCCATCCCGAGCCCCTCCTGCCGAGGGTGCTCTCCGCCCTCCGCGAGGCGGGCCACGACCCCGACCAGCTCGATCCCGAAGCGCTGGCCCGGTTCGAGCACCTCCACACGCTCGGTCGCTGGGCGACGGCCGCCCTGGCCGACGCGTGCGCCATCACCGCCTCGGATCACGTCCTCGACGTGGGATGCGGCGTGGCCGGTCCGGCACGGCACCTGGCCCGCCTCCGCGGCTGCCGGGTGGTCGGCGTCGACCTCACCACGGATTTCCTTGCCGTGGCCGCCGACCTCAATGCCCGGCTGCACCTGTCGGGCCGGGTCAGCGTTTGCGCCGGCGACGCCGTGCACCTGCCCTTCGCGGCGTCGACGTTCGACGTGGTGTGGACGCAGCACGTGGCCATGAACATCGCCGACAAGTCCCGTCTGTACCACGAGTTGCGCAGGGTGATCCGGCCGGGGGGCCGCCTCGGGCTGTTCGACATCGTCGCCGGCGAGTGCAACGAGGGGGTCATCCACCTTCCCGTCCCGTGGGCCACGGACAGCTCGCAGAACCATCTCGTCCCCGCGACCGCCATCCGCGCCCTGCTCGAGGACGCCGGCTTCCGGGTCACCGTCTTCGAGGACTCGACCTACGACGAGATGGGCCCCCCGCCGCCCCCGGAGGACCCGCAGCCCCTCCCGCCACCGCCGTGGGCGGTCACGGGGCGGGCCCGGCGACCGGCGGCGGCGGCGCACCCGTCGCCGCTGGGGCTGCATCTCATCATGGGCGGGCTGCTGCCCGTCAAGGTCGCCAACGCCGAGCGGAACTTCGACGAGGGACGCATCCGGCTCCTCCGGTGCGTCGCCGTGGCCGACGGGCGCTGA